The Fimbriimonas ginsengisoli Gsoil 348 genome window below encodes:
- a CDS encoding carbohydrate ABC transporter permease: protein MKRASYGWEFIAPAALLIVTFVVLPCVWGIGMSFTHYDAIAPARFAGVDNFRRLAGDPMVPLTLKRTALYVIYSLPTGLALGLAIALALNARWFKGRNFVRGLYFLPNVTSLAAVAFVWQWLMNPEFGLLNAGLRRVGMSTLGWLSDPNLAMPSVALVGVWQGLGFTILIYLSGLRGIPEEVHEAAKIDGAGPWPTFRSVTWPLLMPTTMFLTIMGVIAGFQVFQSVYIMTGGGPLDATRVYLFYIFQSAFQNLEFGYASAMAVLLFAIVMVLTGLQWAFYGRRLRTWQ, encoded by the coding sequence GTGAAGCGGGCAAGCTACGGATGGGAGTTCATAGCTCCCGCCGCGCTGCTTATCGTAACGTTCGTCGTCCTCCCGTGCGTGTGGGGGATCGGTATGAGCTTCACGCACTACGACGCCATCGCGCCCGCCCGATTCGCTGGGGTCGATAATTTTCGCCGCCTCGCCGGCGACCCGATGGTGCCGTTAACCCTGAAGCGGACGGCTCTCTACGTTATTTACAGTTTGCCCACCGGACTCGCGCTCGGGTTGGCGATTGCGTTAGCTCTCAACGCCAGGTGGTTTAAAGGCAGGAATTTCGTTCGAGGCTTGTACTTTTTGCCCAACGTGACGAGCCTGGCCGCGGTCGCCTTCGTTTGGCAGTGGCTGATGAACCCGGAGTTTGGCCTCCTGAACGCGGGTCTTCGGCGGGTGGGGATGTCGACTCTTGGCTGGCTCAGCGACCCCAACCTCGCCATGCCGTCCGTGGCACTGGTCGGCGTTTGGCAGGGGCTCGGCTTCACGATTCTCATCTATCTCTCAGGTCTGCGAGGGATCCCCGAAGAGGTGCACGAGGCGGCGAAGATCGATGGCGCCGGGCCTTGGCCGACGTTCCGAAGCGTGACCTGGCCGCTGTTGATGCCGACCACCATGTTCCTCACGATCATGGGGGTGATCGCCGGATTTCAGGTCTTCCAGAGCGTGTACATCATGACCGGCGGCGGCCCTCTCGACGCGACCCGCGTGTACCTCTTCTACATCTTCCAGTCTGCCTTTCAGAACCTAGAGTTCGGCTATGCCTCCGCAATGGCGGTACTGTTGTTCGCCATCGTTATGGTTCTCACCGGGTTGCAATGGGCCTTCTACGGCCGGAGGCTGCGGACGTGGCAGTGA
- a CDS encoding ABC transporter substrate-binding protein, with protein sequence MDTASGLAVQYGWEVEMTIRLLTLAALLLLIGRIAFVASPTSPKSAGVVTVEMSVWGMPFENALYTDVYIPEFERQNPGIKVRFHHFEDYPNRVLLSHAGGIAPDVMREGYETSQAWTRRGLNLPLNRFIDGPDGIDRKDFIPMLWDGLAYKRETYGVPQDINILGLFYNKDLFDKAGLTYPDSTWTWKELKSAIDRLTIDRNGDGHPEQKGLDMGWGGATFRPFLYEAGGRVWNGGRAVFDSPSGIEALKFYRSLMKSYSLTRSTEDRGGLGPDKFFQNGNVAMYIDGSWMTPSISKGAPNLRFGVAPLPKGLKAMSISGSCIWGIDRDTKHPAEAWKLVKFLSSEWALKKYWQTLWVAPPSRWSALRSAEFHDVKGIPGQIPGVPTPEMFKDKCAWIPEVLEHRWTTLEYASPYTDRMMTRLNKAVDEVLLQNRDPAVALHQAAKDTNADIAESKRGDAR encoded by the coding sequence TTGGACACCGCTTCCGGTTTGGCGGTTCAATACGGCTGGGAAGTTGAGATGACGATCCGCTTGCTGACGCTGGCCGCGCTGCTGTTGCTCATCGGCAGAATTGCGTTCGTCGCATCGCCCACGTCGCCAAAGAGCGCGGGCGTCGTGACCGTCGAAATGAGCGTCTGGGGGATGCCGTTCGAGAACGCGCTGTACACCGACGTCTATATTCCCGAGTTCGAGCGGCAGAATCCGGGCATCAAGGTGCGGTTCCACCACTTCGAGGATTATCCGAACCGGGTTCTGTTAAGCCATGCCGGAGGGATTGCGCCGGACGTGATGAGAGAAGGGTACGAAACCAGCCAAGCGTGGACGCGCCGGGGACTGAACCTACCGCTCAACCGGTTCATCGACGGTCCGGACGGGATCGATCGCAAAGATTTCATACCGATGCTTTGGGATGGGCTTGCCTACAAACGCGAAACCTACGGGGTCCCCCAGGACATCAACATCCTCGGCCTGTTCTACAACAAAGATCTCTTCGACAAGGCCGGTCTTACGTATCCAGACTCGACGTGGACCTGGAAGGAGCTCAAGTCCGCCATCGACCGGCTCACCATCGACCGCAATGGGGACGGCCATCCCGAGCAAAAGGGGCTCGATATGGGCTGGGGTGGGGCAACCTTCCGCCCGTTTCTTTACGAGGCAGGCGGGCGGGTATGGAACGGTGGCCGGGCGGTTTTCGACTCCCCCTCGGGAATCGAGGCGCTCAAGTTCTACCGGAGCCTGATGAAGAGCTACAGCCTCACCCGGTCGACTGAAGACCGAGGCGGGCTCGGACCGGACAAGTTCTTTCAGAACGGGAACGTGGCGATGTATATCGACGGAAGCTGGATGACGCCGTCGATCTCGAAGGGAGCCCCGAACTTACGTTTCGGGGTGGCGCCGCTTCCCAAAGGTTTGAAGGCGATGTCGATCAGCGGCTCGTGCATTTGGGGAATCGATCGCGACACCAAGCATCCGGCCGAGGCGTGGAAGCTGGTGAAGTTCCTCAGCAGCGAGTGGGCGCTCAAGAAATACTGGCAGACCCTTTGGGTGGCGCCTCCCTCCCGGTGGTCGGCGTTGCGCTCGGCGGAATTCCACGACGTGAAAGGGATACCCGGTCAGATCCCCGGGGTGCCGACGCCGGAAATGTTCAAGGACAAGTGCGCCTGGATCCCCGAAGTCCTCGAACACCGCTGGACCACGCTGGAATACGCAAGCCCCTACACCGATCGGATGATGACGCGGCTGAACAAGGCTGTGGACGAAGTGCTGCTGCAAAACCGCGACCCCGCGGTAGCGCTCCACCAGGCGGCGAAAGATACCAACGCCGATATCGCGGAATCGAAGCGGGGCGACGCCCGGTGA
- a CDS encoding LacI family DNA-binding transcriptional regulator gives MTWRKIADELTGRIESGELTPGTRVESEEEMAARLGVSRHTAHRAMHELQRQGLVVRQRRWGTVVAAPKLDEKKRIAYLVDFAANRFQADIMTHIEHALEDGTRLMVATSRNDLEREAEHLMKLQGEVDGIICYPSDGDANAQAFRNLADSGYPIVLVDRAPRGCEDLVVLTDNVSASQEAVADLISRGHQRIAFFGSNNDYALSIRERFIGYRAAVEPLGYPTRPYERWIPLHLDENSEMMYQSISDALIALRALPEPPTAAFCVQDWLTVGLLEACAQHGLEVGVDFGIATFNDFGPMFFRQSWRLDRIVQQMEAVSVTAVERLRALMRGESLTKGPVRVPAKFHPAEDSAEILASSLNSPMGAITR, from the coding sequence ATGACTTGGCGAAAGATCGCCGATGAGCTCACGGGGCGGATCGAGAGCGGAGAGTTGACTCCGGGCACCCGGGTGGAATCCGAAGAAGAGATGGCGGCACGCCTCGGCGTCTCCCGACATACCGCGCACCGCGCCATGCACGAGCTGCAGCGGCAGGGGTTGGTCGTTCGGCAACGCCGATGGGGGACCGTCGTCGCCGCGCCCAAGTTGGATGAGAAAAAGCGGATCGCCTACCTCGTCGACTTCGCCGCCAACCGGTTCCAAGCCGACATCATGACCCACATCGAGCATGCGCTCGAAGATGGCACCCGCTTAATGGTTGCCACGTCCCGAAACGATTTAGAGCGGGAGGCCGAGCACCTGATGAAGCTTCAGGGCGAGGTCGACGGAATCATCTGTTACCCTTCCGATGGAGACGCGAACGCCCAGGCGTTCCGCAACCTCGCCGACAGCGGCTACCCGATCGTGCTGGTCGACCGGGCTCCCCGCGGGTGCGAAGATCTGGTTGTTCTTACCGACAACGTGTCGGCTTCTCAGGAAGCGGTTGCCGACCTGATCTCCCGCGGCCACCAACGCATCGCGTTCTTCGGCAGCAACAACGATTACGCGCTGAGCATCCGCGAACGGTTTATCGGATATCGGGCCGCGGTGGAGCCGCTCGGCTACCCCACCCGGCCATACGAGCGCTGGATCCCGCTCCACTTGGATGAGAACTCCGAGATGATGTACCAATCGATCTCGGACGCCCTCATCGCCCTAAGAGCGCTCCCCGAACCGCCGACGGCGGCGTTCTGCGTTCAGGATTGGCTGACCGTCGGACTCCTCGAAGCGTGCGCCCAGCACGGTCTCGAGGTCGGCGTCGATTTCGGAATCGCGACGTTCAACGACTTTGGCCCGATGTTCTTCCGCCAGAGTTGGCGGCTCGACCGGATCGTCCAGCAAATGGAAGCCGTCAGCGTTACCGCGGTCGAGCGCCTGCGAGCCCTTATGCGCGGAGAGTCGCTTACCAAGGGACCGGTCCGCGTCCCCGCTAAATTTCACCCCGCCGAGGACTCTGCGGAGATCCTCGCTTCGTCACTTAACTCCCCTATGGGAGCCATAACCCGATAG
- a CDS encoding prepilin-type N-terminal cleavage/methylation domain-containing protein, with amino-acid sequence MHSVHKAFTLIELLVVIAIIAILAAILFPVFAQAKLAAKKTSDLSNLKQIGTAEALYLGDNDDIYHSPAHYGTPTGDVLFYSMLMPYAKNAQMFHSPVYGFRWTSNDFTSTWDWNQLIANGLAKRDAGGVASMEVSYGANNTEQYAWGNCGGAFQNWGDGSNGVGHFGLIRPDGQNVSATAVDQPAQTFLYINAKFPDLWNIGDRDLLSNGQLPCGYMSIGYYGWNITDGQKAGAFNGLNNISFADTHAKSKKMYTSCPNEWTAQDDKAVDPVPACRQ; translated from the coding sequence ATGCACTCTGTACATAAAGCATTTACTCTTATCGAACTTCTCGTCGTCATCGCCATCATCGCGATCCTTGCCGCCATTCTCTTTCCTGTCTTCGCCCAAGCCAAGCTAGCCGCCAAAAAGACGAGCGACCTTTCGAACCTCAAGCAGATAGGAACCGCCGAAGCGCTGTACCTCGGTGACAACGACGACATCTATCACTCGCCGGCTCACTACGGCACCCCGACGGGGGACGTGCTGTTCTACAGCATGCTGATGCCTTACGCAAAGAACGCGCAGATGTTCCACTCGCCGGTCTACGGCTTCCGGTGGACGTCGAACGACTTCACCAGCACGTGGGATTGGAATCAGCTCATCGCCAATGGGCTGGCCAAGCGGGATGCGGGGGGAGTCGCCTCAATGGAGGTCTCCTACGGCGCAAACAACACCGAGCAATATGCCTGGGGCAACTGCGGGGGCGCGTTCCAAAACTGGGGGGACGGCTCCAACGGCGTCGGTCACTTCGGCTTGATCCGGCCCGACGGGCAAAACGTCTCCGCGACGGCGGTGGATCAACCGGCGCAAACGTTCCTCTACATCAACGCGAAGTTCCCCGACCTGTGGAACATCGGCGACCGGGACCTGCTCTCAAACGGCCAATTGCCGTGCGGCTACATGTCGATCGGCTACTACGGCTGGAACATCACCGACGGGCAGAAGGCGGGCGCATTTAACGGCCTGAACAACATCTCTTTCGCAGATACGCACGCCAAGTCGAAGAAAATGTACACCTCTTGTCCCAACGAGTGGACGGCTCAGGACGACAAGGCGGTGGACCCGGTTCCGGCCTGCCGACAGTAA
- a CDS encoding carbohydrate ABC transporter permease gives MAVKLARGLVWALVLAGALGMLVPFLWMVLTSLRTDQEAFAVPPKLLTTPQWHNWSDAWGIAPFGRFFFNSFFVSICVTCGSLVMNSLAAYGFAKYEFRGRNFLFLCLLGTLMIPFQVTMIPSFLLLKQLAWLDSYPGLIVPGLASAFGIFFLRQTMLTIPNDYLDAARLDGASEYAIYRRVVLPLVKPAMATLAVFTFLGAWNDFLGPLIVVKSDEMRTLPLAISALSAGHYVMSWPLLMAGASFVVIPVLIVYFFAQRYFVEGIALGGLKG, from the coding sequence GTGGCAGTGAAACTGGCCCGCGGTCTGGTGTGGGCGCTCGTCCTCGCCGGCGCGCTTGGAATGCTGGTCCCGTTCTTGTGGATGGTGCTGACGTCGTTGCGGACCGACCAAGAGGCGTTCGCCGTTCCGCCCAAACTGCTCACGACTCCCCAGTGGCACAACTGGAGCGATGCTTGGGGAATCGCGCCGTTTGGACGATTTTTCTTCAACAGCTTCTTCGTGAGCATCTGCGTGACGTGTGGAAGCCTGGTGATGAACTCCCTGGCGGCGTACGGCTTTGCGAAGTATGAGTTTCGTGGAAGAAACTTTCTCTTTTTATGCCTACTGGGGACGCTCATGATCCCGTTTCAGGTCACGATGATCCCGAGTTTTCTGCTCCTGAAGCAGCTCGCCTGGCTGGACAGTTATCCCGGTCTCATCGTCCCCGGCCTCGCCAGCGCTTTCGGGATCTTCTTCCTTCGACAGACGATGCTCACGATCCCGAACGACTACCTCGACGCGGCGCGGCTGGACGGGGCGTCGGAGTACGCGATCTACCGCCGGGTGGTGTTGCCGCTCGTCAAACCCGCGATGGCGACCCTCGCCGTCTTCACCTTCCTCGGTGCTTGGAACGACTTCCTCGGCCCGCTCATCGTGGTCAAAAGCGACGAGATGCGAACCCTCCCCCTCGCGATCTCCGCCCTTTCCGCCGGCCACTACGTGATGAGCTGGCCGTTGCTGATGGCCGGCGCTTCGTTCGTCGTCATCCCGGTGCTCATCGTCTACTTCTTCGCTCAACGCTACTTCGTCGAGGGGATCGCGCTCGGCGGTTTGAAGGGGTGA